Proteins from a single region of Caldisericia bacterium:
- a CDS encoding molybdopterin-dependent oxidoreductase, which produces MEELKFVGKEISRIDEKEKVTGAAKYVDDLDFGPNLLYAEIIESPYPHALIKKIDTSEAEKVEGVVKVVTGKDFPYKFGLYMKDRYIFAQDRVRFVGEQVAAVVARDPKIAQKAAKLVKVEYEPLPAVFDPLEAIKEGAPIIHPELGQYTHVPWFFPKGGSNIAHHRKVRKGDIEKGFKEADYVFEDTYKIPRYAHCCMETHISVAYYDLSGRLTLWNSSQSPHVQKTLIADALSPLGITEKDVRVITPYVGGGFGGKAGVTMEVIAAALAVACKGNPVKVRWRRDQEFYNTYMRQQVVSKIKVGVKKDGTITAFQIENYWDAGPYVEYGANVVNASGLSATGPYRIPNVKIDSYCIYTNLPAAGPYRGFGYSEMLFSVESHMTRIAKAIGMDPVEFRRKNAIKEGDSLAYGAPMNPNGLLLAIDRVAEEIEWDKKEESKDPKKAIGKGFAIFWKAPAMPPNVSTTAFIKFSGDGSVNVLVSGMEIGQGYHTAIAQIVAEILTIPIEKIRVELPDTDRNPYHWQTVASHVTWGSGNAVKRAALEARDKIFDVISRAYHFNKDSLYLENGKVKCYTKPDFELDLKDFVINGIMKEDGFYIGQNIVASGQFFVEFASALGDPETSQGGHPNVHYTVGAAAVKIEIDKETGKVRVLKAVEAIDCGKAINPLNVKDQMIGGLLQGLATALYEDMRFDKNGKILNPNFTDYKIPTALDIPDEVVPIIVEVPQPDGPFGARGMGEHPMIPAAPMIANAVEDAIGVRIKTLPITAEKIALALANGEKEPDYYWHIMK; this is translated from the coding sequence ATGGAAGAATTAAAATTTGTTGGAAAAGAAATATCAAGAATCGATGAAAAAGAAAAAGTAACTGGTGCTGCAAAATATGTTGATGATCTTGATTTTGGTCCAAATCTTCTCTATGCAGAGATAATTGAATCACCATATCCCCATGCTTTAATCAAAAAAATTGATACAAGTGAAGCTGAAAAAGTTGAAGGTGTTGTAAAAGTTGTTACAGGAAAAGACTTTCCATATAAATTTGGACTTTATATGAAAGATAGATACATTTTTGCACAAGATAGAGTAAGATTCGTAGGTGAACAGGTTGCAGCAGTTGTTGCAAGGGATCCAAAGATTGCACAAAAAGCAGCAAAGCTAGTTAAAGTTGAATATGAACCTCTTCCAGCTGTTTTTGATCCCCTTGAAGCAATAAAAGAAGGAGCGCCTATAATTCATCCTGAACTTGGTCAATATACACATGTTCCATGGTTTTTCCCAAAGGGTGGATCAAATATAGCACATCATAGAAAAGTAAGGAAAGGAGATATAGAAAAAGGATTTAAAGAAGCAGATTATGTTTTTGAAGATACTTATAAAATTCCAAGATATGCACATTGTTGTATGGAAACACATATATCAGTAGCTTATTATGACCTTTCAGGAAGATTAACTTTATGGAATTCATCTCAATCACCACATGTTCAAAAGACTCTAATAGCTGATGCATTATCTCCTCTAGGCATTACAGAAAAAGATGTAAGAGTTATAACACCATATGTTGGTGGTGGTTTTGGAGGCAAGGCAGGAGTTACAATGGAGGTTATCGCTGCTGCACTTGCAGTAGCTTGTAAAGGTAATCCAGTAAAAGTTAGATGGAGGAGAGATCAAGAATTCTACAATACATATATGAGGCAGCAAGTTGTTTCAAAAATAAAAGTTGGAGTTAAAAAAGATGGAACTATAACTGCATTTCAAATTGAAAATTATTGGGATGCTGGACCTTATGTTGAATATGGTGCAAATGTAGTTAATGCATCAGGTTTGTCAGCAACAGGTCCATATAGAATTCCAAATGTCAAAATAGATTCTTATTGTATATACACTAACCTTCCAGCAGCAGGCCCTTATAGAGGATTTGGATATTCTGAAATGCTTTTCTCTGTTGAATCTCATATGACTAGGATTGCAAAAGCAATTGGAATGGATCCTGTTGAATTTAGAAGAAAGAATGCAATAAAAGAAGGAGATTCTCTTGCATATGGAGCACCAATGAATCCAAATGGTTTACTTTTAGCAATTGATAGAGTTGCAGAGGAAATTGAATGGGATAAGAAAGAGGAATCAAAAGATCCTAAAAAAGCAATAGGCAAAGGTTTCGCAATTTTCTGGAAAGCACCAGCAATGCCTCCAAATGTTTCAACTACTGCATTTATAAAATTTAGTGGTGATGGAAGTGTTAATGTTTTAGTTTCTGGAATGGAAATAGGTCAAGGTTATCATACTGCAATTGCACAAATTGTTGCTGAAATTCTTACAATTCCAATTGAAAAAATAAGAGTTGAACTTCCAGATACTGATAGAAATCCATATCATTGGCAAACAGTTGCATCACATGTTACATGGGGAAGTGGAAATGCTGTTAAAAGAGCAGCATTAGAGGCAAGAGATAAAATATTTGATGTTATTTCAAGAGCTTATCACTTTAATAAGGACTCACTTTATCTTGAAAATGGAAAAGTAAAGTGTTATACAAAACCAGATTTTGAATTGGATCTTAAAGACTTTGTAATAAATGGAATAATGAAAGAGGATGGTTTTTATATTGGACAAAATATAGTTGCAAGTGGTCAATTCTTTGTTGAATTTGCTTCTGCACTTGGTGACCCTGAAACAAGTCAAGGTGGACATCCAAATGTTCATTATACAGTAGGTGCTGCTGCTGTTAAAATTGAAATTGATAAAGAAACAGGAAAAGTTAGAGTACTTAAGGCAGTAGAAGCAATAGATTGTGGTAAAGCAATTAACCCTCTTAATGTAAAAGATCAAATGATTGGTGGTCTCTTGCAGGGTCTTGCAACTGCTCTTTATGAAGACATGAGATTTGATAAAAATGGAAAGATACTTAATCCAAACTTTACTGATTATAAAATACCAACAGCTCTTGATATACCAGATGAAGTAGTTCCAATAATAGTTGAGGTTCCTCAACCTGATGGACCATTTGGTGCAAGAGGTATGGGTGAACATCCAATGATTCCTGCTGCTCCAATGATTGCAAATGCAGTTGAAGATGCTATTGGAGTTAGAATTAAAACACTTCCAATAACAGCAGAAAAAATCGCCCTTGCCCTTGCTAACGGTGAAAAGGAACCAGATTATTATTGGCATATAATGAAATAA
- a CDS encoding DUF5714 domain-containing protein, giving the protein MEVNFYCAICKNNLIEKEGIYKCIYCDKEERGYFICPNGHYICEDCRILNQEDITIKFLNYTKEKDILKNLNLLFKHPSFNIFGKEHHFVLGPVVLTSLKNQGIYDWDTRKNIPLIKRTSFISYGVCGTIGVCGVCMSVGATLSTLLRATYLSDKERQIILEATGECLQELSKSYGPRCCKESIYIGLKILDKYFKKIFNINLYISERLICEFSEENKYCKKERCKFYGGKV; this is encoded by the coding sequence GTGGAAGTTAATTTTTATTGTGCTATATGTAAAAATAACTTAATAGAAAAAGAAGGAATTTATAAGTGTATTTATTGCGACAAAGAAGAAAGAGGATATTTTATATGTCCTAATGGGCATTATATTTGTGAAGATTGTAGAATTTTGAATCAAGAAGATATAACAATTAAATTTTTAAATTATACAAAAGAAAAAGATATTTTAAAAAATTTAAATTTATTATTTAAACACCCATCATTTAATATTTTTGGAAAAGAGCATCACTTTGTTCTTGGACCTGTAGTTTTAACATCTTTAAAAAATCAAGGAATATACGATTGGGATACTAGAAAAAATATACCTTTAATTAAAAGGACATCATTTATTTCATATGGAGTGTGTGGAACTATTGGAGTATGCGGTGTATGTATGAGTGTTGGAGCAACACTCTCAACATTGTTAAGAGCAACCTATCTTAGTGATAAAGAGAGACAAATAATTTTAGAAGCTACAGGAGAGTGCCTTCAAGAGTTATCAAAGAGTTATGGTCCAAGATGTTGCAAAGAATCAATTTATATTGGTTTAAAAATTTTAGATAAATATTTTAAAAAAATATTTAATATAAATCTTTATATTTCTGAAAGATTAATTTGTGAATTTAGTGAAGAAAACAAAT